The genomic DNA CGGATCTTGCCGCGCTCGGAGATGAACAGCCGCAGGTTGTTGGTGTCCTTGTAGTCGAGGTATTCCACGCCGAGCTTGGTCAGCATGTTCTTGACCGGCCGCTTGGCCTCGGCGGCGGGGCGTCGGGTGGGTTTGCGCGGTGCCATCACCAGCTCGCTTTCCGGATGCCGGGCAGTTGTCCTTCGTGGGCCAGTTCGCGTACCCGGACCCGGGACAGGCCGAACTTGCGCAGGTGGCCGCGCGGACGACCGTCGACGGAGTCGCGGTTGCGCACCCGCACTGCGCTGGCGTCGCGCGGCTGGCGGGCCAGTTCCCGCATGGCAGCCGACTGCTCGTCGGCAGTGCTCGACGGGGACTTGATGATGGTCTTGAGCTCGGCCCGGCGCTCGGCGTAGCGGGCGACGGTCAGCCGGCGCTGCTCGTTCTTGGCGATCTTGGATTTCTTGGCCATGCTCAGCGCTCCTCTCGGAAGTCGACGTGCTTGCGGATGATCGGGTCGTACTTGCGCAGCACCATGCGGTCGGGATCGTTGCGCCGGTTCTTGCGGGTGACGTACGTGTAGCCGGTGCCCGCGGTGGACTTGAGCTTCACCACGGGGCGGATATCGGTGCGGGACATCTAGATTCGCACCCCGTCCCGGCGCAGCCGCGCCACCACGGCTTCGATGCCGTCGCGGTCGATCACCTTGATGCCCTTCGCGCTGACGTGGAGCCGGATGCGCCGCCCCTCCGAGGGCAGGTAGTAGGTCTTGCTCTGGATGTTGGGGTTCCACCGGCGCGAGGTGCGCCGGTTCGAATGCGAAACCGTGTTGCCGAAACCGGGCCGGCGCCCGGTGACCTGGCAGTGCGCTGACATGTGTCCGCCCTATCGTTAATGAAAATCGTTTTCGACAAGTGTCGATCGCCACTGTAGCGTGACGGTCGGCAGAACTGAAAATGATTGTCGATAAGGGGTGGCAATGCGGACGCCGGTGATCATCGTGGCCGGTCAAGGACCGACCGGTTACGCGACCGAAGAACTACTGAAGGCGCCGGGCACGGTGCTGGTCGAGCACCAGTTCGACGGTCACGTGGTGCGCCGTCGTACCGTCACCGCGCCGCACGGCATCGTCAACGAGACCGAGGCGGCGCTGGAACTGGCGCACGGCTGCGTGTCCTGCACCGTCCGCAATGACCTGCTGATCTATCTGCGCCTGCTGCACCGCCGCGACGATGTCAACCGGATCGTCGTCCACCTGGAGCCCTGGATGGAACCCGAGCCCATCTGCTGGGCCATCAACCACGTGCGGGTTCGAGTCGGGCCGGGGTACATCGACGGACCGGCGGCCCGCGACGTCGCGATCGCCGGCGTGGTGACGTGCATCGAGGCCGGCGACTGGCTGACCGACGCGCTGGGCGACGACGAACTGCCCGACGGCCGCACCGTCGCGCAGGTGGCGGTGGGCCAGGCCGAGTTCGCCGACGTCCTCGTGGTGACCCACGCCGAACCCGTGCTGCTCGCCGTATGCCGCCGGCTCGCGCCGCGGGCTCAGCTCGTCACCGGGCCCGACATGGTCGAGGACGCGTTGCGCAGCCTTTGGCCCGACGCCCGCCTGGGCCGCGCCGACGAGCCGCACGGGCCGCTGCTCGCGGGGCAACCCAGCTTGAAACCTGAAGGGCTCGTGCAGATTGTCGAGTTCAACGCGCGCCGGCCGTTCCATCCTGAACGGCTGCACGACGCCATCGATCATCTCCTCGACGGCGTGATCCGGACGCGTGGCCGGATGTGGCTGGCGAACCGGCCCGGCCACGTCATGTGGCTGGAGTCGGCGGGCGGCGGCCTGCGCGTCAGCAACGCCGGCCGGTGGATCGCCGCGATGACCGTCAGCGAAGCGGCCTACGAGGACCGCGAGCGCCGCGCCCTGGCAGACCTGATGTGGGACAACGAATTCGGGGACCGGCACACCGCGATGACGATCCTGGTGTGCGGCGCCCGCGCCGACGACGTGAATTCGGCGCTGAACGACGCCCTGCTCACCGACGACGAATTCGCGGCACGCGGCGACTGGGCCGGCTACCCGGATCCGTTCGGGGATTGGCACCAGGAACCGTGCACCCGCGATGACGTGACCGTCGTCAGCGACGGCACTGATCACGGCATGGCGTGAATGGTTCCGGACTCGATCGCCAAACGCATTGATAACAAGGCGATCACGCCGCGCGTTGGTAGCGGGGCGCGTTGGGGCGCGGCGTTAATTTGAACCTCGTGTTGGCGACTCTGGTTGGCAAGAATTACGGCGCGAAACTGCGGCGGCTCGCGGTGGCGGCTGTCGCTGCCCTGACGGTTCCGGCAATGGCGACGCCCGCGGTGGCTCCGCAGGCGCATGCCGCCGCGAAAGCGGTTGAGGTGCTGAACATTCCGTCTCCCGCGATGGGACGCGACATCAAGATCCAGTTCCAGGGCGGCGGACCGCACGCGGTGTACCTGCTGGACGGGCTGCGCGCGCAGGACGACGCCAGCGGCTGGGACATCAACACCGCCGCGTTCGAGTGGTACTACCAGTCGGGCGTCTCGATGGTGATGCCCGTCGGCGGGCAGTCCAGCTTCTACAGCGACTGGTACCAGCCGGCGACCAACAACAACGGCGTCATCACCTACAAGTGGGAGACGTTCCTGACCCAGGAGCTGCCGGCCTGGCTGGCCGCCAACCGGGGTGTGCAGCCGACCGGCAACGCCGTCGTCGGCCTGTCGATGTCGGGCGGCTCGGCGCTGACGCTCGCGATCTGGCATCCGGCACAGTTCATCTTCGCCGGCTCGCTGTCGGGCTTCCTCAACCCGTCGCAGGGCCTGTGGCCGACGCTGATCGGCTTCGCGATGAAGGACGCCGGCGGCTTCAACCCGACCCAGATGTGGGGCATCGCCAGCGACCCGGCCTGGAAGCGCAACGACCCGACCGTCAACGTCCGGCAGCTCGTGGCCAACAACACCGCCGTCTGGGTGTACTGCGGCAACGGCACGCCGTCCGACCTGGACACTCCGGGCGACCTGGGCATCCTCTACAGCGCGCAGTTCCTGGAGAACCTGACCATCAGCTCCAACCGGGACTTCCAGAAGGTGTACCAGCAGGCCGGTGGCCGTAACGCGGTCTTCAACTTCCCGGCGGACGGCACGCACAGCTGGGGTTACTGGGGTCAGCAGCTGCAGGCCATGAAGCCCGACCTGCTGCGCGTACTGGGTGTGGGTGCGCCCGTGCCGCCGCCCGCCCCGGCGCCTGCTCCGGTGCCCGCTCCCGCCGTCGCTCCCGTCGCCCTGCCGGCTCCTGCCCCCGTCGCCGCGGTTCCGGCAGCCGTGCCTGCCGCGGTTCCTGCGGCAGTACCCGCGCCGGCGGCACCCGCTCCGGCAGCCACCGGCGGATTGGTGCTCGCGCCGACGGGCTGATTCGGCAAGACTCAGGGGTCGGATTCGACACCTGAAAGGGCGGGACAACCGTGCAGACCACGATCATCCATGGGCCGGGCGACATTCGATTCGAAGAGCGCCCCGATCCGCAGATTCAGTCACCGGGCGACGCCGTGGTCCGGGTGGTGCGCACCTGCGTGTGCGGTTCGGACCTCTGGCCGTATCGCGGAGTCGCGCCGACGCATGCACCGCACCCGATCGGTCACGAATTCATCGGGATCGTGGAAGCCGTCGGCGCCGACGTCAGAGACCTGCGAGTCGGGGATTTCGTCATCGCGCCGTTCACCGACAGCGACGGGACCTGCGTGCACTGCCGCAACGGCATCACCACGTCGTGCGTGAACTTCGGCGTCTGGGGCGGAGCCACCAAGACCGGCGAGCCGCTCGACGGCGCGCAAGGCCAGTACGTCCGGGTGCCCTTCGCCGACGGCACTCTGCGCAAGGTGCCGGACGCGCCGGACACCGAACTCTTCCCGCACCTGCTGACCCTCGCCGACGTCATGTCCACGGGACACCACGCCGCCCGGTCTGCGAACGTGCACCCCGGCGCCACCGTGGTCGTCGTCGGCGACGGCGCCGTCGGACTGTGCGCGGTGCTGGCCTCGAAACGTCTTGGCGCGGAACGGATCATCGCGATGTCCCGTCATGAGGACCGACAGAAGCTGGCTCAGGAATTCGGTGCCACCGACATCGTCGCCGAGCGCGGTGACGAGGGCATCGCGGCCATCGAGGAACTGCTCGGCGGCATCGGTGCCGACTCCGTGCTGGAGTGCGTCGGCACCAAGGACTCGATGCGCCAAGCGCTCGGGGCGGTCCGCCCCGGTGGCCATCTGGGATTTGTCGGGGTGCCGGCCGGCGCACCCGAATTGCCGATGGGGAAGCTGTTCAGCACCAACATTCACGTCGCGGGTGGCATCGCCACCGTCCGTCCCTACCTCGACGAACTGCTGCCCGACGTGCTGTCCGGGGCCATCGCGCCCGGCCGGGTCTTCGACCTGACGCTGCCGCTGGCCCAGGTGTCCGACGCCTACGCGGCGATGGACCAGCGCACAGCCATCAAAGTGCTGCTCGAGCCCTGATCACGCCGGCCGGACCAGGTGGTCCTCGCCGCCGACGTACACGGTGTCCCGCAGGTCGCGTCCGGTCGCGGCGACGGTGATGGCCGACGCGAACTGCTCGATGGTCGGCAGCGGTCCCCGGCTGCGGCGTGCCCCGACAGCTTGCGGATCGCGGCGCTCGTACAGCCTGGCGATGATCGTGCCCTCGATCATGTCGCCCGAGACGATGGTGAATCCGATTCGGCACCGGTCGAATTCGGGCCGAAGTGCCCGCAGCGCGTCTTCGCCGGCGCGCTTGCTGGCAGCGATGGGGGCGTAGGCGTCGGGCACCGGCAGGTGCGGGTAGCAGTGCGCCTCGTGGCTGGTGACGAACACGATCTGGGCGCCGGCGGGCATCAGGGGCAGCGCCAGGTCGACGAGCCGCAGCTGGGCGTCGCGGTTCAGCCGCATCGCGTAGTCGGGTGCGGCGCCGAACTCGAGACCGCCCGACGCGTTGAGCACCAGCATGTCCAGGCGCCCGAACCGGCTGTCGATCCGGTCGATCATGGCCTTGGTCGCGGCGGCGTCGGACACGTCGGCGCCGAGTGCGGAGGCCTGGCTGCCGGCGGCCCGGATCCCGTCGACGACGGCGTTGGCGCGCTTGGCCTTCTCTCGATAGTTCACCAGCACGTGGGTGTTCGGCCCGGCGAGCTGCTGGGCCACGGCGGCTCCGATGCCGCGGGAAGCGCCGGTGACGAGAGCGATCCTGGTGTGCATGGCACCGACCGTACCCCAAATCTAAGAAAAATAAGAGATGTTTAAGGTTTCGATAAATCGAGTCGGTGCGTCGCGGGTGCGCTGCTGCCGAGCGCGTGGGCTGACGAGGCGACATGCCGAGTTGGGCCGCGCCGAGGCGCACGCTCGGGGAGCGGACCGTTGCCCGGTGTAGGTGAACGCTCGGTTTGCGAGTGGGACAGATAGTCCCGCTCGACTACCCTTTGGGCGTGATGTTTCCGGTGAGCCCCGTGGCGCGGTACGCGGCCACGCTGATCGGACGCCTCCGTTGATTCAACACGGACTCGTGGTGCTGTTCGCCCTCTGCGCGGCCGTCTGCGCCGCTGTCGGCATCGTGGTGCGCCAGCGCGCGACCATCGACGTGCCGCCCGAGCACGGCGTCAGCGTTGTCATGCTGTCGACGCTGCTGAGCCGTCGGCTGTGGTGGGCCGGGACCGGCGCGGCCGTCGCGGGCTATGTCTTCCAGGCGCTGGCGTTGGCTCACGGCTCCCTGTTGGTGGTGCAGCCGCTGCTGGTTTCGGCATTGCTGTTCGCGCTGCCGCTGAGCGCACGCCAGGCCCACCGCCGGGTGACGCGCGGTGAGTGGTTGTGGGCCGGATTGCTGACCATCGGGCTGGCGGGATTCGTCGTGCTGGCGCGGCCTGAACGTGACGAACACCTGGCCTCGCCAGGGGTTATCGTGCTGGTCGCCGCGGTGTGCGCCGCGGTGATCATCGGGTGCGTGCTGTTGGCGCTGCGGTGCACCGGCTGGGCCCGCGCGGTCCTGCTGGCCGTCGGTGTGGGCGTGCTGTTCGGTGTCGTCGCGGTGGTCACCAAGATCTTCATGGCGATCCTGCAGCACCGGGGCTGGCTCGGGCTGCTGACGACGCCGGCGCCATACCTGCTCATCATCTTGGGCGCGGTCGCGACCGTGCTGCAGCAGTCGGCGTTCCATGCCGGCGCGTTGCAGACGTCGGTGCCGACCATGCTGGTGCTCGAACCGGTGGTGGCCGTCGTACTCGGCGCCCTGGTGCTGGGCGAGGGCTTCGACACGACCGGCGCCGAGGCCGTCGCGCTCGTGGTGTCGATCGGTGCCATGGCCGCGGCGACCATCGCCCTCGGCCGCGACGAGGGCGCGTACGAAACGCAGGCGGGCGCGAAGGTGGCTGCGCCCATCGCACCGCCGCAGGTGCAACCGACCCCCGAGCGCTGACCTGACCGGTGTGGTTTTTCACACAGCCACTGGGGGCATATCGTTAGTTTTGCTAACGTTGTAATTGGCGACGCTGGTGAACCAATTGATGAGGTTGTTATGTCGAAAGAAGAAACCGTAGTTACCGACGAGCTGACGCAGCGCATCGCTGACCTCTGTGCAGCCGACCCCCAACTTGCCGCCGCGCGGCCCCTCGCCGGGGTCGGCGCCGCCCTCGAAGAGCCCGGCATCCGGCTCCCCGAAATCATCCACACGGTCATGGCCGCCTATGCCAACCGGCCCGCCCTCGGACAGCGCGCCGTCGAGTACGTCACCGACGCCGCCGGCCGCACCGTCTCGCGGCTGCTGCCGCGCTACGACACCATCACCTACGGCGAGGCCTGGCGGCAGATCCAGGCCGTCGACAACGCCCTGCTCAGCGGGCCTGACGCCGTCGCCCCCGGCGAGCGTGTCGCCATGCTCGGCTTCACGAGCGCCGAGTTCACCATCATCGACACCGCGCTCGCGCGCGCCGGCGTCGTCGCCGTCCCCTTGCAGACGAGCGCACCCGCGGAGCAGCTGCGCCCGATCATCGACGAGACCGAACCCCGCGCGCTGTTCGCCGATGTCACGTTCCTCGACGACGCCGTCGAACTCGTTCTGGGTGCCAGCACCGAGCTGACGCGCGTCGTGGTGTTCGACCACCACGCCGCTGTCGACGACGAGCGCGAGGCCGTCGAACGGGCGGCCGCCCGGCTGGCCGAGCGCGGCGTCGTGGTCGAGACTCTTGCGGATCTGGTCGCGCGCGGTGCTGCGCTACCGGCCGTCGAGCCGGTGGTGTCCGCGGATGCCGACCCGCTGCTGGTGCTGATCTACACCTCCGGTAGCACCGGTACCCCCAAGGGCGCCATGTACCCCGAGCGTCTCGTCACCAACGCGTGGCGGACCGGCCTGACGCATCAGCAGCCCGCGCTGCCGTCGATCGTCCTGAGCTTCCTGCCGATGAGCCACATGATGGGCCGCGGCACCGTCTACCGCACGCTGGCGCACGGCGGCACCGTGTACTTCGCCGCCAAGAGCGACCTGTCCACCCTGTTGGAGGACATCGCGCTGGTCCGGCCGACGCAGATGACGTTCGTGCCCCGGGTCTGGGAGATGATCCACCAGGAGGTGCAGAGCGAGGTCGACCGCCGGGCCCTGGACGGTGTCTCCGAACAGCAGGTGCTCGACGAGCGCAGCGTCAGCCTGATCGGTGGGCGGCAGCTGGTCGCCATGACGGGGTCGGCTCCGATCTCGCCCGAACTCAAGGCCTGGGTGCAGAAGTTCCTCGGGCTGGAGCTGATGGAGGCGTACGGCTCGACCGAGGCCGGTGGTGTCATGGTCAGCGGCCACGTGAGTCGTCCGCCGGTGCTCGACTACAAGCTGGTCGACGTGCCCGAACTCGGCTACCTGTCGACCGACCGTCCGCATCCGCGCGGCGAATTGCTCTTGAAGTCAACAGATTTGATCCCCGGTTACTACAAGCGGCCCGACGTCACGGCCGATGTGTTCGACGCGGACGGCTTCTATCGCACCGGTGACATCGTCGCCGAGCTGGGTCCTGATCATCTGCAGTACCTCGATCGCCGCAACAACGTGCTGAAGCTGGCCCAGGGCGAGTTCGTCACGGTGTCCAAGCTGGAAGCCGCCTTCGGCACCAGCCCGCTGATCCGTCAGATCTACGTGTACGGCAACAGCTCTCGTTCATATCTGCTGGCCGTGATCGTGCCCACCGCGGACGCTCTGAGCGGCGGTGCCGATCCGGAGGCGCTGCGCCCCGAACTTGCCGACGCACTGCAGACGGTGGCCCGTGAGGCCGGGCTGCAGTCATACGAGGTGCCGCGCGACTTCATCATCGAGACCGAACCGTTCTCGCTGGAGAACGGGCTGCTCACCGGTGTCCGCAAGCTGGCCTGGCCCAAGCTGAAGGCCCGGTACGGCGCCGAGCTGGAGCAGCTGTACGCCGAGCTGGCTGAGGGCCAGGCCTCGGAGCTTCGAGCATTGCGGTCGCTCGGGTCCGACGCGCCGGTGCTCGAGACCGTGCTGCGCGCTGTCAGTGCCACACTCGGGGCGTCCGCCTCCGAGGTCGCCGGCGACGCCCACTTCACCGACTTGGGCGGAGATTCGTTGTCGGCGTTGACCTTCGGCAACCTGCTCGAGGAGATCTTCGAGGTCGAGGTGCCCGTCGGCGTGATCGTCAGCCCGGCCACCGACCTCGCGGGCGTGGCGGCCTACATCGAGGGGGAGCGCGCGCCCGGCAGCAAGCGGCCGACGTTCTCCACGGTGCACGGCAAGAACGCCACCGAGGCGCGCGCCGCCGACCTGACGCTGGACAAGTTCCTCGACGCCGAGACCTTGGCCGCTGCGCCGTCGCTGCCGGGACCGGCCTCCGAGGTGCGCACCGTATTGCTCACGGGCGCAACCGGATTCCTGGGTCGCTACCTGGCCCTGGAGTGGCTGGAGCGCATGGACCTGGTCGACGGCAAGGTCATCTGCCTGGTCCGCGGCAAGTCCGACGCCGACGCCCGGGCCCGGCTCGACGCGACGTTCGACTCGGGCGATCCGAAGCTGCTGGCGCACTACCGGTCGCTGTGCGACCACCTGGAGGTCATCGCGGGTGACAAGGGTGAAGCCAATCTGGGCCTCTCTCAAGAGGTTTGGCAGAGGCTGGCCGACACTGTCGACTTCATCGTGGACCCGGCCGCCCTCGTGAACCACGTGCTGCCCTACAGCGAGCTCTTCGGACCCAACGCCCTCGGCACCGCCGAGCTGATCCGGATCGCCCTGACCACGCGGATCAAGCCGTTCGCCTACGTCTCGACCATCGCGGTCGGCGGCAGCGTCGCACCCGGCGAGTTCGTCGAGGCAGCCGACGTACGCGTGATGAGCGCCGTGCGGCCGGTGGACGACAGCTACGCCAACGGTTACGGCAACAGCAAGTGGGCCGGTGAGGTTCTGCTGCGTGAAGCCAATGACCTTTGCGGCCTTCCGGTTTCGGTGTTCCGCTGCGACATGATCCTGGCCGACACCACCTACGCGGGGCAGCTCAACCTGCCCGACATGTTCACCCGCATGATGTTCTCGCTGGTGGCCACCGGTATCGCCCCGAAGTCGTTCTACGAGCTGGATGCCTCGGGTCAGCGCCAGCGCGCCCACTACGACGGGCTGCCGGTCGAGTTCGTCTCCGAATCCATCTCGACGCTGGCCGTGCAGGTCGCAGCCGGTGAGTCCGACTCGACCTTCGAGACGTACCACGTGATGAACCCGCACGACGACGGCATCGGCATGGACGAGTTCGTCGACTGGCTTATCGAGGCCGGTTATCCTGTTGCGCGCGTTGATGATTACGCCGATTGGCTGGCCCGCTTCGAGACGGCTCTGCGCGGTCTGCCGGACCGTCAGCGCCAGGCGTCACTACTTCCCCTGCTGCACAACTACCAGCAGCCGAGCTACCCGGTGGCGGGCTCCATCGCCCCGGTCGATCGGTACCGCGCTGCGGTGCAGAACGCGAAAATCGGTGCGGACAAGGACATTCCGCATATCGGTGCCCCGGTGATCGTCAAGTACATCACCGATCTGCAGCTGCTCGGCCTGCTCTGAGCTCAGGGATTTGTGCACGATTTTCCGCGGTGGCCGCGGAAAATCGTGCACAAATCACAGGGAACTGGCAGGAAATCGCCGGAACAACGGCGGCCGCGCCAGCGTCATTCAATTAGTGGGGATGCAACGGGGCCTACCCCATTCGAGATTTCGATTTTTCGTGAGGTTTTTTCATGTCGATTGACCATGCCGAGAGCACTGCCGACGGGCTCGCCCGCCGGATCGCCGAATTGTCCGCCAATGATCCGCAGTTCGCCGCGGCCGTGCCATTGCAGTCGGTCGCCGAGTCGGTCGAAAAGCCCGGCATGCGACTGCCCGAGATCGTGAAGACCGTCATCGAGGGCTACGCCGACCGGACCGCCCTCGGGCAGCGCGCCGTCGAGTTCGTCACCGAGAACGGCCGCACCGTGGCCCGGCTGCTGCCGAAGTACGACACCATCACCTACGCCGAACTGTGGGACCGCATCCGCGCCGTCGCCGCCGCCCTGCACGCTGACGGTGTGAAGGCCGGCGACCGCGTCGCCATCCTCGGTTTCACCAGCACCGACTACACCGTCATCGACACCGCGCTCGGGCAGATCGGCGCCGTCTCGGTGCCGCTGCAGACCAGTTCCGCGGCGTCGTCGCTGCTGCCGATCGTCGCCGAGACCGAACCGGTGCTGATCGCCGTCAGCGTGGACTACGTCGCCGACGCAGTCGAACTCGCGGTCGGTGGCCCCGCGCCCGCCCGGTTCCTGGTGTTCGACCACCACCCGGAGGTCGACGACGAGCGTGAGGCCATCGACCAGGCGCGCGACGCCCTGTCCGGCCTGAACGTCACGGTCGAGACCTTCGGCGACGTGCTGAGCCGCGGCCGCGAACTGCCGGACGCCCCGACCCCGGTCTCCGAAGAGGCCGACCCACTCGCCCTGCTGATCTACACGTCCGGCTCGACCGGTGCGCCCAAGGGTGCGATGTACCCCGAGAGCAACATGACGAGCTTCTGGCGGCGCGCCAGCACGGCATGGTTCGGACCCAGTGAGTCGTCGATCAACCTGGCGTTCATGCCGATGAGCCACGTCATGGGCCGCGGCATCCTGTACTCCAGCCTGGCCAACGGCGGCATCGTCTACTTCGCCGCCAAGAGCGACTTGTCCACTCTGCTCGAGGATTTCGCGTTGGCGCGGCCCACCGAGCTGAACCTGGTGCCCCGCGTCTGGGAGATGCTGTACCTCGAATTCCAGAGCCGCGTCGACAAGCTGGTGCTCGCCGGTGCCGGTGAGGCCGAGCGCGACGACATCGAGCAGCAAGTGATGGCCGACATGCGGCAGAACCTGATCGGTGGCCGCTACATCAAGGCGATGACCGGCTCGGCGCCCATCACCGACGAGCTCAAGGCGTGGGTCGAGAAGTTCCTCGGTATCCACCTGCTGGAGGGCTACGGCTCCACCGAGGCCGGCATGGTCTTCTTCGACGGCGTCATCCAGCGTCCGCCGACCCTGGACTACAAGCTGGTCGACGTGCCAGACCTGGGCTACTACCTGACCGACCAGCCCTACCCGCGCGGTGAGCTGCTGGTGAAGACGCAGTACCTGTTCCCGGGCTACTACAAGCGCCCCGAGGTCACCGCGAGCGTCTTCGACGAGGACGGCTTCTACCGCACCGGCGACGTCGTCGCCGAGATCGGCCCCGACCAGATCCAGTACGTCGACCGCCGCAACAATGTGCTCAAGCTGGCCCAGGGCGAGTTCGTCACGCTGGCCAAGCTGGAAGCGGCGTTCAGCAACAACAGCCCGCTGGTGCGGCAGATCTACGTCTACGGCAACAGTGCGCAGCCGTACCTGCTGGCCGTGGTCGTCCCGACTGAAGATGCCCTGGCCCGTTGGGATTCCGCCGAACTGAAGCAGCGGATCAGCGATTCACTGCAGGAGGTCGCCAAGGCCGCCGAGCTGCAGTCCTACGAGATCCCCCGCGACTTCATCATCGAGACCGAACCGTTCTCGCTGGAGAACGGGCTGCTGACCGGCATCCGCAAGCTGGCCTGGCCGAAGCTCAAGGCGCACTACGGCCCGGCGCTGGAAGACCTGTACGTGAGCCTGGCCGCGGGACAAGCCGATGAACTCCGTGAGCTGCGGCAGCACGGCGCCGAAGGCCCGGCCCTGCCGACCGTCATCCGTGCGGCGAGCGCGCTGCTCGGTGCCTCCGGCGAGGTGTCGGCCGACGCCCACTTCACCGATCTCGGCGGAGATTCGTTGTCGGCGTTGACCTTCGGCAACCTGCTCGAGGAGATCTTCGGCGTCGAGGTGCAGGTCGGCATCATCGTCAGCCCCGCCAACGATCTGGCCGCGCTGGCCGCCTACATCGAGAACGAGCGCAGCGGTGGCGCCAAGCGTCCCAGCTTCAGTTCGGTGCACGGTAAGAACGCCGTCGAGGTGCGCGCCGCGGACCTGACGCTGGACAAGTTCCTCGACGCTGCGACGTTGGCCGCCGCGCCGTCGCTGCCGGGACCGGCCTCCGAGGTGCGCACCGTATTGCTCACGGGCGCAACGGGTTTCCTGGGTCGGTACCTGGCGCTGGAGTGGCTGGAGCGCATGGACCTGGTCGACGGCAAGGTGATCGCCCTGGTGCGCGCCAAGTCCGACGACGAGGCCCGGGCCCGTCTGGATGCCACGTTCGACAGCGGTGACCCGAAGCTGCTGGCGCACTACCAGGCCCTCGCCGCCGATCACCTCGAAGTCATCGCCGGTGAC from Mycolicibacterium phocaicum includes the following:
- the rpsR gene encoding 30S ribosomal protein S18, with product MAPRKPTRRPAAEAKRPVKNMLTKLGVEYLDYKDTNNLRLFISERGKIRSRRVTGLTVQQQRQVATAIKNAREMALLPYPGIS
- the rpsN gene encoding 30S ribosomal protein S14, which produces MAKKSKIAKNEQRRLTVARYAERRAELKTIIKSPSSTADEQSAAMRELARQPRDASAVRVRNRDSVDGRPRGHLRKFGLSRVRVRELAHEGQLPGIRKASW
- the rpmG gene encoding 50S ribosomal protein L33: MSRTDIRPVVKLKSTAGTGYTYVTRKNRRNDPDRMVLRKYDPIIRKHVDFREER
- the rpmB gene encoding 50S ribosomal protein L28; translation: MSAHCQVTGRRPGFGNTVSHSNRRTSRRWNPNIQSKTYYLPSEGRRIRLHVSAKGIKVIDRDGIEAVVARLRRDGVRI
- the mrf gene encoding ribosome hibernation factor-recruiting GTPase MRF, with the protein product MRTPVIIVAGQGPTGYATEELLKAPGTVLVEHQFDGHVVRRRTVTAPHGIVNETEAALELAHGCVSCTVRNDLLIYLRLLHRRDDVNRIVVHLEPWMEPEPICWAINHVRVRVGPGYIDGPAARDVAIAGVVTCIEAGDWLTDALGDDELPDGRTVAQVAVGQAEFADVLVVTHAEPVLLAVCRRLAPRAQLVTGPDMVEDALRSLWPDARLGRADEPHGPLLAGQPSLKPEGLVQIVEFNARRPFHPERLHDAIDHLLDGVIRTRGRMWLANRPGHVMWLESAGGGLRVSNAGRWIAAMTVSEAAYEDRERRALADLMWDNEFGDRHTAMTILVCGARADDVNSALNDALLTDDEFAARGDWAGYPDPFGDWHQEPCTRDDVTVVSDGTDHGMA
- a CDS encoding esterase family protein, which gives rise to MATPAVAPQAHAAAKAVEVLNIPSPAMGRDIKIQFQGGGPHAVYLLDGLRAQDDASGWDINTAAFEWYYQSGVSMVMPVGGQSSFYSDWYQPATNNNGVITYKWETFLTQELPAWLAANRGVQPTGNAVVGLSMSGGSALTLAIWHPAQFIFAGSLSGFLNPSQGLWPTLIGFAMKDAGGFNPTQMWGIASDPAWKRNDPTVNVRQLVANNTAVWVYCGNGTPSDLDTPGDLGILYSAQFLENLTISSNRDFQKVYQQAGGRNAVFNFPADGTHSWGYWGQQLQAMKPDLLRVLGVGAPVPPPAPAPAPVPAPAVAPVALPAPAPVAAVPAAVPAAVPAAVPAPAAPAPAATGGLVLAPTG
- a CDS encoding zinc-dependent alcohol dehydrogenase family protein, which encodes MQTTIIHGPGDIRFEERPDPQIQSPGDAVVRVVRTCVCGSDLWPYRGVAPTHAPHPIGHEFIGIVEAVGADVRDLRVGDFVIAPFTDSDGTCVHCRNGITTSCVNFGVWGGATKTGEPLDGAQGQYVRVPFADGTLRKVPDAPDTELFPHLLTLADVMSTGHHAARSANVHPGATVVVVGDGAVGLCAVLASKRLGAERIIAMSRHEDRQKLAQEFGATDIVAERGDEGIAAIEELLGGIGADSVLECVGTKDSMRQALGAVRPGGHLGFVGVPAGAPELPMGKLFSTNIHVAGGIATVRPYLDELLPDVLSGAIAPGRVFDLTLPLAQVSDAYAAMDQRTAIKVLLEP
- a CDS encoding SDR family oxidoreductase, whose translation is MHTRIALVTGASRGIGAAVAQQLAGPNTHVLVNYREKAKRANAVVDGIRAAGSQASALGADVSDAAATKAMIDRIDSRFGRLDMLVLNASGGLEFGAAPDYAMRLNRDAQLRLVDLALPLMPAGAQIVFVTSHEAHCYPHLPVPDAYAPIAASKRAGEDALRALRPEFDRCRIGFTIVSGDMIEGTIIARLYERRDPQAVGARRSRGPLPTIEQFASAITVAATGRDLRDTVYVGGEDHLVRPA
- a CDS encoding DMT family transporter, whose product is MIQHGLVVLFALCAAVCAAVGIVVRQRATIDVPPEHGVSVVMLSTLLSRRLWWAGTGAAVAGYVFQALALAHGSLLVVQPLLVSALLFALPLSARQAHRRVTRGEWLWAGLLTIGLAGFVVLARPERDEHLASPGVIVLVAAVCAAVIIGCVLLALRCTGWARAVLLAVGVGVLFGVVAVVTKIFMAILQHRGWLGLLTTPAPYLLIILGAVATVLQQSAFHAGALQTSVPTMLVLEPVVAVVLGALVLGEGFDTTGAEAVALVVSIGAMAAATIALGRDEGAYETQAGAKVAAPIAPPQVQPTPER